A genomic window from Salvia splendens isolate huo1 chromosome 11, SspV2, whole genome shotgun sequence includes:
- the LOC121755790 gene encoding uncharacterized protein LOC121755790, whose amino-acid sequence MSSGGKLYWVRNRREECKVKGIVVVFAWVSLGDVQLKDFLALYSSLGWNCLVSRADYLNPFIPDRATSLAFSVLDELVKELRRGICPVVLASFSGGSKACLYKLLQIIEGCSDVELILEDSRILANCISGQIYDSDPIEFTKDLGARFALHRSIFRMPGSSKLVSLFAKGVTSSLDALFITRFGSQRAEYWKSLYSSVGLGAPFLILFSQNDDVATCSTLSDFAQNLQYLGANVKVMKCDTSVHIGRYKHQSVQYTAAVTEFLEQAVSIFSAKLQKLGERSHMDDGISDLIYDLQNAAVDSNQSFRRVALRPNDHFFLPSSSGYQNSREFGSTAQEPRDRLPHRSSPPCLSANSVLGQALFDACVPKNVGGWDIKFSGSLNGEPFASVRRRSPLRNMKHRSRL is encoded by the exons ATGAGCAGCGGCGGTAAATTGTATTGGGTGCGGAATCGCAGAGAAGAATGCAAAGTGAAGGGGATAGTTGTGGTTTTTGCGTGGGTTTCGCTTGGCGATGTTCAATTGAAGGATTTCCTAGCTCTCTACTCTTCTCTCGGATGGAATTGTCTCGTTTCCCGCGCCGATTATCTCAACcc GTTTATTCCAGATAGAGCTACATCACTGGCGTTTTCTGTCCTTGACGAGCTTGTTAAG GAACTTAGGCGTGGAATATGTCCTGTTGTTCTTGCATCCTTCTCTGGTGGTTCAAAAGCTTGCTTGTATAAACTTCTTCAG ATTATAGAAGGATGCTCTGATGTGGAGCTGATCCTG GAGGATAGTAGAATACTTGCAAACTGCATCTCAGGCCAGATCTATGATTCTGATCCTATTGAATTCACTAAAGACCTGGGTGCTCGATTTGCTTTGCACCGCTCCATCTTCAGAATGCCTGGATCGTCAAAACTAGTATCATTATTTGCAAAAGGTGTTACTTCAAGTTTGGATGCTTTATTTATAACCAGGTTTGGTTCCCAGCGTGCAGAGTACTGGAAATCCCTGTATTCATCAGTT GGATTGGGAGCCccttttctcattttattttcgcaaaatgatgatgtggctaCATGTTCAACTCTGTCCGACTTTGCTCAGAATCTGCAGTATTTAGGGGCCAATGTGAAAGTCATGAAGTGCGATACGTCTGTTCACATAG GTCGCTACAAGCATCAATCGGTACAATATACAGCTGCTGTAACGGAGTTTCTTGAGCAGGCAGTTTCAATTTTCTCTGCAAAGCTTCAGAAACTTGGGGAGAGGTCCCATATGGATGATGGAATTTCCGACTTGATATATGACCTCCAGAATGCAGCAGTTGACTCGAATCAAAGTTTCAGAAGAGTTGCCTTGAGACCGAATGACCACTTTTTCTTGCCGAGTTCATCAGGTTATCAAAACAGCAGAGAGTTTGGTTCTACAGCGCAGGAACCGAGAGATAGATTACCTCATCGATCAAGCCCCCCTTGTCTGAGTGCAAACAGTGTACTTGGTCAAGCCCTTTTTGATGCGTGTGTTCCAAAGAACGTAGGAGGCTGGGATATCAAATTCTCTGGCTCCTTAAATGGAGAGCCATTTGCTTCTGTTCGTAGGAGGTCACCACTTCGTAACATGAAGCATAGATCAAGATTATGA